In a genomic window of Nodosilinea sp. E11:
- a CDS encoding NAD(+) kinase, translated as MQLDQVIIVHKAGNRLSQQWAEKCAKQIESLGGKVLRGPSGPKDNPYPVFLASVSQPINLAIVFGGDGTALTAARNLAAENIPILAVNIGGHLGFLTESSEAMDDTEAVWERLLSDRFAVQRRMMLQACIYAGNRTNLEPLSEVYLALNEMAIKPASPDRMITSMLEMEIDGEVVDQYQGDGLLISTPTGSTGYTVAAGGPIIHPGMDAIVVTPICPLSLSSRPIVLPPGSVVSVWPLADPDLTTKLWTDGVMGTAIWPGQRVDVRMADAMAKFIILRQDYSYYGTLRNKLNWAGTRISYANNHRN; from the coding sequence GTGCAACTTGATCAAGTGATTATTGTCCATAAGGCTGGCAATCGGCTGAGCCAGCAGTGGGCCGAGAAGTGCGCTAAGCAGATTGAAAGCCTAGGCGGAAAGGTGCTGCGCGGCCCCAGTGGGCCGAAAGACAATCCCTATCCGGTATTTTTGGCTTCGGTTAGCCAGCCCATTAACCTGGCAATTGTGTTTGGGGGAGATGGCACCGCTCTGACAGCAGCGCGCAATTTGGCCGCAGAAAATATCCCGATTTTGGCGGTCAATATTGGCGGCCATTTGGGCTTTTTGACCGAAAGCTCTGAGGCGATGGATGACACAGAGGCGGTGTGGGAACGGCTGCTGAGCGATCGCTTTGCCGTCCAGCGGCGCATGATGCTCCAGGCTTGCATCTATGCAGGCAACCGCACCAATTTAGAACCCCTGAGCGAGGTATACCTGGCCCTCAACGAGATGGCGATCAAGCCCGCCTCCCCCGATCGCATGATCACCTCCATGCTCGAAATGGAGATTGACGGCGAAGTGGTCGATCAGTATCAGGGCGATGGCCTGCTGATTAGCACCCCTACGGGCTCTACCGGCTACACCGTGGCCGCTGGGGGGCCAATCATTCATCCTGGCATGGATGCGATCGTGGTCACGCCTATTTGCCCCCTCAGTCTGTCGAGTCGCCCCATTGTGCTGCCGCCGGGGTCAGTCGTCAGCGTCTGGCCCCTGGCCGACCCCGATCTGACGACCAAGCTGTGGACCGATGGGGTGATGGGTACGGCCATTTGGCCAGGGCAGCGGGTCGATGTGCGGATGGCCGACGCGATGGCCAAGTTCATCATTCTGCGGCAAGATTATTCCTACTATGGCACCCTGCGCAACAAGCTGAACTGGGCAGGCACCCGCATCAGCTACGCGAACAACCATAGAAATTAG
- the nuoH gene encoding NADH-quinone oxidoreductase subunit NuoH gives MNQGIDLQGSFVNTLVDLGLPAGAAKALWLPLPMVVILVGATVSIFVTVWLERKISAAAQQRIGPEFAGPLGTLQAAADGIKLIFKEDITPAKADPILFTLGPAIVVIPVFLSYLIVPFGQNLVITDIGVGIFLWIALSSIAPIGLLMSGYSSNNKYSLLGGLRAAAQSISYEIPMALAVLAVVLMSNSLSTIDIVNQQSGYGILGWNIWRQPAGFLIFWIAALAECERLPFDLPEAEEELVAGYQTEYTGMKFGLFYVGSYVNLVLSALIVSILYLGGWESPVSVSWLASLIGVSETTPWLQVITASLGIMMTLFKAYALVFIAVLLRWTVPRVRIDQLLDFGWKFLLPVSLVNLLLTAALKLTFPMAFGG, from the coding sequence ATGAATCAAGGAATTGACCTACAGGGTAGCTTCGTCAATACCCTAGTTGATCTGGGGTTACCCGCTGGAGCGGCTAAAGCCCTGTGGCTACCTCTGCCCATGGTGGTCATTCTGGTTGGGGCCACGGTAAGTATCTTTGTGACGGTATGGCTAGAACGCAAGATTTCTGCCGCCGCTCAGCAGCGGATTGGGCCAGAATTTGCCGGTCCCCTGGGCACCCTCCAGGCCGCCGCCGACGGCATCAAGCTGATTTTTAAAGAAGACATTACCCCCGCCAAGGCCGACCCCATTCTGTTTACCCTGGGGCCTGCGATCGTGGTGATTCCGGTCTTTTTGTCCTACCTCATTGTGCCCTTTGGCCAAAATCTGGTGATTACCGACATCGGCGTGGGCATCTTCCTCTGGATTGCCCTCTCCAGCATCGCCCCCATTGGCCTATTGATGTCGGGCTATTCCTCCAACAATAAGTACTCCCTACTGGGAGGGTTGCGAGCGGCGGCCCAGTCCATCAGCTACGAAATTCCCATGGCCCTGGCGGTATTAGCGGTGGTGCTAATGTCCAATAGCCTGAGCACCATCGACATTGTCAACCAGCAGTCGGGCTACGGCATCCTGGGCTGGAACATCTGGCGGCAACCGGCTGGGTTCTTGATCTTCTGGATCGCGGCCCTGGCGGAGTGCGAGCGTTTGCCCTTTGACCTCCCCGAGGCCGAAGAAGAGCTGGTGGCGGGCTACCAGACCGAATATACCGGCATGAAGTTTGGCCTGTTTTATGTGGGTTCCTACGTCAACCTGGTGCTGTCGGCGCTGATCGTCTCCATCCTTTACCTGGGCGGTTGGGAATCGCCGGTTTCGGTTAGCTGGTTAGCTAGTCTGATTGGGGTGAGCGAAACCACTCCCTGGCTCCAGGTGATTACCGCCTCCTTAGGCATCATGATGACCTTGTTTAAGGCCTATGCCCTGGTCTTTATTGCCGTGCTGCTGCGGTGGACCGTGCCCCGCGTTCGCATTGACCAGCTGCTCGACTTTGGCTGGAAGTTTTTGCTGCCGGTTTCTCTGGTGAACCTGCTGCTGACGGCAGCGCTCAAGCTCACCTTTCCCATGGCCTTTGGTGGCTAG
- the ndhI gene encoding NAD(P)H-quinone oxidoreductase subunit I: MGFLKQVSDYAKESLQAAKYIGQGLSVTFDHMSRRPVTVQYPYEKLIPSERFRGRIHFEFDKCIACEVCVRVCPINLPVVDWEFDKATKKKDLKHYSIDFGVCIFCGNCVEYCPTNCLSMTEEYELASYDRHELNYDNVALGRLPYKVTQDPMVTPMRELAYLPKGVMDPHDLPPNARRAGQMPQEILEAAKAKETAEAKLEAKGDATKAD, from the coding sequence CTGGGTTTTCTCAAACAAGTCAGCGACTACGCCAAAGAAAGCTTACAGGCGGCCAAATACATCGGCCAGGGGCTGTCTGTTACCTTCGACCACATGAGCCGCCGCCCGGTCACGGTGCAGTATCCCTACGAGAAGCTAATTCCCTCTGAGCGGTTTCGAGGGCGGATTCACTTTGAGTTTGATAAGTGTATTGCCTGTGAGGTTTGCGTACGGGTGTGCCCAATCAACCTACCGGTGGTTGACTGGGAATTTGACAAAGCTACAAAGAAAAAAGATCTTAAGCACTACAGCATTGACTTTGGAGTATGCATTTTTTGCGGCAACTGCGTCGAGTATTGCCCCACCAACTGCCTTTCCATGACCGAAGAGTATGAGCTAGCCAGCTACGATCGCCACGAACTCAACTACGACAACGTGGCCCTCGGTCGTTTGCCCTACAAGGTCACCCAAGATCCGATGGTGACTCCCATGCGAGAGTTGGCCTACCTGCCTAAGGGTGTAATGGATCCCCACGATTTGCCCCCCAACGCGCGGCGGGCTGGGCAAATGCCTCAGGAGATTTTAGAAGCAGCCAAGGCCAAGGAAACCGCTGAGGCCAAACTCGAAGCGAAGGGCGATGCCACCAAAGCCGACTGA
- the nuoK gene encoding NADH-quinone oxidoreductase subunit NuoK: protein MQLEYFLLTAAALFCIGIYGLVTSRNVIRVLMSIELMLNAVNLNLMAFSNYLDPVGINGQVFAVFVISIAAAEAAVGLAIVLSIYRNRDTVDMEQFNLLKW from the coding sequence ATGCAACTTGAGTATTTTCTGCTGACCGCTGCCGCCCTGTTCTGTATTGGCATTTATGGCCTAGTCACCAGCCGCAACGTGATTCGAGTGCTGATGTCCATTGAGCTGATGCTCAACGCGGTCAACCTGAATTTGATGGCATTTTCTAACTACCTCGATCCGGTAGGTATTAATGGCCAGGTGTTTGCCGTGTTTGTAATTAGTATCGCCGCCGCCGAAGCCGCGGTGGGGCTAGCGATCGTGCTCTCGATTTACCGCAACCGAGACACCGTTGATATGGAGCAGTTCAACCTGCTGAAGTGGTAA
- a CDS encoding NADH-quinone oxidoreductase subunit J, producing MTLAEGVQLVAFGILTAMTLGGALGVVLLDNIVYSAFLLGGVFTSMSGLYILLNAGFVAAAQVLVYVGAVSVLILFGIMLVNKEQPFVAVKQAWVGKVATGAVCAGLFALLTISTLNTPWAISTEVPTGDMATVTIGIHFFTDYLLPFELASVLLLIALIGAIVLARREFIPDVAPGSPESEALQLPERPRELVSSIASPDTES from the coding sequence GTGACGCTAGCGGAAGGGGTACAACTCGTTGCCTTTGGCATACTGACCGCGATGACGCTGGGGGGTGCTCTGGGCGTGGTGTTGCTAGATAACATTGTCTACTCAGCGTTTTTGCTGGGAGGTGTGTTTACCAGCATGTCGGGCCTATACATTTTGCTCAACGCTGGCTTCGTGGCGGCGGCTCAGGTGCTGGTGTACGTGGGTGCAGTCAGTGTGCTGATCCTATTCGGTATCATGCTGGTCAATAAGGAGCAGCCGTTTGTGGCCGTGAAGCAGGCCTGGGTTGGCAAGGTCGCCACTGGGGCGGTCTGTGCTGGCTTGTTTGCCTTACTCACTATCTCCACATTAAATACACCCTGGGCGATCTCAACCGAGGTGCCAACTGGCGATATGGCGACCGTGACAATCGGCATTCACTTCTTCACCGATTACCTGCTGCCCTTTGAGCTGGCTTCGGTGCTGCTATTGATTGCCCTGATTGGTGCGATCGTGCTGGCTCGGCGCGAATTTATCCCCGACGTTGCCCCTGGATCGCCTGAGTCTGAAGCCTTACAGCTACCTGAACGGCCCCGTGAACTGGTGTCGTCGATCGCATCTCCTGACACGGAGAGCTAG